Proteins from one Hemicordylus capensis ecotype Gifberg chromosome 7, rHemCap1.1.pri, whole genome shotgun sequence genomic window:
- the TMEM234 gene encoding transmembrane protein 234 isoform X2 yields MVAVLWGGTNPFLKRGTEGLEQVKGEKRTLQLLAEMKFLCLNYKYMVPFVLNQCGSVVYYFTLASTDLTLAVPLCNSLALMFTLATGKMLGEDLGGARAALGMLLTALGVALCIAASMDEKA; encoded by the exons ATGGTGGCAGTTCTTTGGGGAGGAACCAACCCATTTTTGAAAAGGGGCACAGAGGGTCTGGAGCAGGTGAAGGGAGAGAAACGAACCCTGCAGCTACTGGCAGAGATGAAATTCCTTTGTCTCAATTACAAG taCATGGTGCCATTTGTGCTCAATCAGTGTGGCTCAGTTGTCTACTATTTTACTTTGGCATCCACAG ACTTGACCTTGGCTGTGCCTCTCTGCAACTCTTTGGCTCTGATGTTCACATTGGCAACAGGGAAGATGCTTGGCGAAGACCTTGGTGGGGCAA GGGCTGCACTGGGAATGCTGCTGACTGCCTTGGGAGTAGCTCTCTGCATAGCTGCATCTATGGATGAGAAGGCCTGA
- the TMEM234 gene encoding transmembrane protein 234 isoform X1, whose translation MASLGEIAALIMVAVLWGGTNPFLKRGTEGLEQVKGEKRTLQLLAEMKFLCLNYKYMVPFVLNQCGSVVYYFTLASTDLTLAVPLCNSLALMFTLATGKMLGEDLGGARAALGMLLTALGVALCIAASMDEKA comes from the exons ATGGCGTCGCTAG GTGAAATTGCAGCTTTGATCATGGTGGCAGTTCTTTGGGGAGGAACCAACCCATTTTTGAAAAGGGGCACAGAGGGTCTGGAGCAGGTGAAGGGAGAGAAACGAACCCTGCAGCTACTGGCAGAGATGAAATTCCTTTGTCTCAATTACAAG taCATGGTGCCATTTGTGCTCAATCAGTGTGGCTCAGTTGTCTACTATTTTACTTTGGCATCCACAG ACTTGACCTTGGCTGTGCCTCTCTGCAACTCTTTGGCTCTGATGTTCACATTGGCAACAGGGAAGATGCTTGGCGAAGACCTTGGTGGGGCAA GGGCTGCACTGGGAATGCTGCTGACTGCCTTGGGAGTAGCTCTCTGCATAGCTGCATCTATGGATGAGAAGGCCTGA
- the EIF3I gene encoding eukaryotic translation initiation factor 3 subunit I has protein sequence MKPILLQGHERSITQIKYNREGDLLFTVAKDPIVNVWYSVNGERLGTYNGHTGAVWCVDADWDTRHVLTGSADNSCRLWDCETGKQLALVNTNSAVRTCGFDFGGNIVMFSTDKQMGYQCFVSFFDLRDSSQIENNEPYMKIPCSESKITSAVWGPLGEFIIVGHENGELNQFSAKSGEALVNVKEHTKQINDIQTSRDMTMFITASKDNTAKLFDCTTLDHLKTFRTERPVNSAALSPIFDHVVLGGGQEAMDVTTTSTRIGKFEARYFHLAIEEEFGRVKGHFGPINSVAFHPDGKSYSSGGEDGYVRIHYFDPQYFEFEFEA, from the exons ATG AAACCTATTCTGTTGCAAGGCCACGAGAGATCCATTACTCAGATCAAATATAACCGGGAAGGGGACCTGCTGTTCACAGTGGCCAAAGATCCG ATTGTTAACGTATGGTACTCAGTCAACGGTGAGAGACTTGGCACGTACAATGGACACACAGGTGCTGTCTGGTGTGTGGACGCTGACT GGGACACAAGGCATGTGCTGACAGGCTCTGCAGACAACAGCTGTCGCCTCTGGGACTGTGAGACAG GGAAGCAGCTGGCTCTGGTGAACACCAACTCCGCCGTCCGCACCTGTGGCTTTGACTTCGGCGGGAACATCGTCATGTTTTCCACAGATAAGCAAATGGGCTACCAGTGTTTTGTGAGCTTCTTTGACCTTCGCGACTCCAGCCAGATCG AGAACAACGAGCCGTACATGAAAATCCCCTGTAGCGAGTCCAAAATCACCAGCGCTGTGTGGGGTCCCCTTGGGGAGTTCATCATTGTGGGACACGAGAACGGGGAGCTGAATCAGTTTAGTGCAAAG TCAGGGGAGGCCCTCGTGAATGTCAAGGAACACACCAAGCAGATCAACGACATCCAGACGTCCCGAGACATGACCATGTTCATCACCGCCTCCAAGGATAACACTGCCAAG CTGTTTGACTGCACAACCCTGGACCACCTCAAGACATTCCGGACAGAGCGGCCAGTGAACTCCGCGGCGCTCTCACCCATCTTTGATCAT GTGGTGCTGGGTGGTGGACAGGAAGCCATGGATGTGACAACCACTTCCACCCGGATTGGCAAGTTTGAGGCCAG GTACTTCCACTTGGCCATTGAGGAAGAGTTTGGGAGAGTCAAGGGCCACTTTGGGCCCATTAACAGCGTTGCTTTCCACCCTGACGGGAAGAG TTACAGCAGTGGCGGCGAGGATGGTTACGTCCGCATCCACTACTTTGACCCCCAGTACTTTGAGTTTGAGTTTGAAGCCTGA